From a region of the Bradyrhizobium guangdongense genome:
- a CDS encoding amidase encodes MSVSLPTPTQLLEVAKQCGLSLTDEDVASFRGLMRGSLDAYNLVAAMPDELPVVKYPRTPGYRPSPDENTRNAWYRKTNIKGAGSGKLKGKTVALKDNIMLAGVPMMNGSATLEGYVPDFDATIVTRMLDAGAEIVGKVHCEAFCLSGGSHTNATGPVHNPHKMGYSAGGSSSGSGVVVALREVDIAIGGDQGGSIRMPSSFCGTYGMKPTWGLVPYTGIMPIEIFIDHTGPITATVADNALLLEVIAGDDGYDSRIKAPKVDEYTKALGAGIKGMKIGILKEGFEQPSAEAAVNESVREAAKRFKDLGATVEIVSIPMHLLGAAIWTPIGTEGAVQTMMFGDGYGLSRGDLYPTSLMDFHRGWRQKADSLSETNKLFMLWGTYINNTFGSRFYGKALNISRRLATAYDKALESYDLLLMPTTPMKATPLPPSNASREDYFTRAIEMFTNTAPFDITHHPAMSLPCGMVDGLPVGLMLVGRHFEESTIYRAAHAFEQIGDWKKM; translated from the coding sequence GTGTCAGTTTCCCTTCCGACTCCCACCCAGCTTCTCGAAGTTGCCAAGCAGTGTGGTCTTTCGTTGACCGACGAAGATGTCGCCTCGTTCCGCGGTTTGATGCGGGGCTCGCTGGACGCATACAATCTCGTTGCCGCGATGCCCGACGAGTTGCCCGTGGTCAAATATCCGCGGACGCCCGGCTATCGGCCATCGCCAGACGAAAACACTCGCAATGCTTGGTACCGCAAAACCAACATCAAAGGCGCCGGCAGCGGAAAACTGAAAGGCAAGACCGTTGCCTTGAAGGACAACATTATGTTGGCCGGAGTGCCTATGATGAATGGCTCGGCCACCCTCGAAGGCTACGTACCCGATTTTGACGCCACCATCGTTACACGCATGCTTGATGCTGGCGCCGAAATTGTGGGCAAGGTTCACTGCGAAGCCTTCTGTCTCTCTGGCGGCAGCCACACCAACGCGACTGGCCCGGTCCACAATCCACACAAGATGGGCTATTCGGCCGGCGGTTCTTCCTCCGGAAGCGGGGTTGTGGTCGCACTACGCGAGGTCGACATTGCGATCGGCGGCGATCAGGGCGGTTCGATCCGAATGCCATCCTCATTCTGCGGCACGTACGGTATGAAGCCGACTTGGGGTCTCGTTCCCTATACAGGAATAATGCCGATTGAGATCTTTATCGACCACACCGGGCCGATTACGGCAACGGTGGCCGACAACGCCCTGCTACTCGAGGTGATCGCCGGCGACGACGGCTACGATTCGCGCATCAAGGCTCCGAAGGTGGATGAATACACCAAGGCCTTGGGTGCGGGCATCAAAGGGATGAAGATTGGTATCCTCAAGGAGGGCTTCGAGCAGCCGTCCGCAGAAGCTGCCGTGAACGAAAGCGTGCGTGAGGCCGCAAAGCGCTTCAAAGATCTCGGCGCGACCGTAGAGATCGTCTCGATTCCGATGCACCTTCTAGGCGCGGCGATCTGGACCCCCATCGGAACTGAGGGGGCTGTCCAGACCATGATGTTCGGTGACGGCTATGGTCTCAGCCGAGGCGATCTTTATCCAACCTCCCTGATGGATTTCCATCGCGGGTGGCGGCAGAAGGCGGACTCATTGTCCGAGACTAACAAGCTGTTTATGTTGTGGGGGACCTATATCAACAACACCTTCGGGTCCAGGTTTTACGGCAAGGCGCTCAACATCTCCCGCCGCCTCGCTACGGCATATGACAAAGCTCTCGAGAGCTATGATCTCCTCCTCATGCCGACGACGCCGATGAAGGCAACCCCGCTGCCGCCATCCAATGCCAGTCGCGAGGACTACTTCACGCGCGCGATTGAGATGTTCACCAACACCGCGCCATTCGACATTACGCATCATCCAGCTATGTCGCTGCCCTGCGGAATGGTCGACGGCCTGCCAGTGGGCCTAATGCTGGTCGGTCGCCACTTCGAGGAATCCACCATCTACCGCGCCGCCCATGCCTTCGAACAGATAGGCGACTGGAAGAAGATGTGA